The sequence GGTCCCCCtccccaattgaaacagatccattctgaagttcttccaaagtattttctcctggaaatgtgttgtactccaaatatttgtgggttttgtcgctccaaaaccagtttagagacttaatctgctgttggtttgagagaaggtcagaggaggccACAGAAAGCCATGCTTGCTtcctgccatcttggttccacccctctactctctgtttttatttttggagacGATCAGGATTAAGTGATGTGACCAGTGTTAtataaaactagtaagtgtctgaaactcaatttgaactcaggttctctaaATTCCAGTCTGTCCACTGTACCTCCTAGCTGTCCCTCTAAGTGGATTCTTAAAATGCAATAGATAATAGACTGTACTATATTATACTTTTTGTCCTTGATTTTTCTGAAGGTAGTTAACCCTTCAGAAGTCCAagtcttcatatttttctaaatccactaaTTATTTTCTACCTCACAGCAATATTTCAAACATATGCTGTctagttcttttaaaaagtctaaagtaatattgattaatatgattgaCATATAGtgtaatttctctcttttgattaaatcttttagctttaattttgtctcaGGTCATGATTATGACTCCTGCTTTTTTCCATAATAAATTCTACGCCttatctttgttttctatttGGTCTATTTCTTATTCCCTATCCCTGATGATTCTTCTGCTTTTACCCACTACCTTGCCCTCCccttgtttctatctgaatttagaagattttatAGCCTTCcaaatgtatatgttgtttcttctttattccattccattaatCTATAAACTCTTCTATGCCTCCCTTATCTTATTCCctcaccctcttatttctttctccatttagaagatttttattctatttcaaaTGTATGTTGTTCTCACTTTAACCCAGCTCTGACGTAAGTAGAGTTCCTTCTAAAAATCTCTTTGCTATCCTATCCCTGCTTCCTATCCTCTTagcctcttatttctttctgaattttattgctctgtgtgtgtgtgtgtgtgtgtgtgtgtgtattgttccctctttaatctAGAATAGGTTTCAGAACTAGCagccctctccctcctccttctgtgactcttcctttcacatatcatttaaaaaatattctctctgtctctgtctttctatatttctgtctctgtctctttgtgtgtctgtctgtctgtctgtctctccctccctcccttcctcttctgctcccctcccccagtttAGAGGAAGAGATCAAGGGACACCAGCTCTCATAGATAGGGATGGTATTGATTTCATCAGATTGTGGCAGCCTTGTCAGGGGAGGGGAAAACACTCAATTTTTAACTAACACTTCTTTCTGAATGTTAAGATCCATCATAGTTCTTTGATGTTGAGATGTGCTATCAGTACCTATTAAATCTAACCATCCTGAGTCAAAGCATTAGTGTCCCTACATAGTTATAACtgtttcaaaaagatttttatttcatgttcTCTTACTTCTTATGCTTATAATAGCAAAGCCCTTGGCTTAGTTTATAATATCAtagttagtttcttttttttttcaaattgagaTTCCAGTTATGTTGCTTTGAAATTTCACAAATACTTGGCCATTCtgaaatacattttatatctctagaagacAAAAAACTTGACACTATTGTGAGGGATGTaaaagacccttacccaaaatgactacgcagagatcactcaaaatagaaTGAAGAAAGGTTATTTAttaaaacctctggaggatgagtcgtcccatcatgagataagaaagagaaagctcatggtaggagggctaaagaattaataaagacatacagtttttataggttctGTTGCAAAGGATTGCATCATAAGTTGGGTAGCATTGAGAAAGAGGTGTCATCTCCCCTATTGAATGTTAAATATTGGTGTCAAAGGCAGATTAGAACGGAATGTTTTGTTTCCCTGGTTCTGAGAGGAATCATCAAtcagaccttcaaacttcagattactgagctgacATCATTTAAATTAATcgtctaaatattgataacattggacaaggataaatgtcatcatctctggttaagtaaatatatctaaagttttaaataaatattggctTGCACACACCGTACTTATGTaggtcacagagacatagaaattataaaaaatacagaaaaagaatttaaacattcttgtaagttcttcaccttatctttccATTCCACCcactattttatattcatttctggGAGGATGAATACAAGATTCTAACTTGTATGCATTGTATTATCTTAAATGTCTTTTGAAGTGTCTTTCACCTATAAACTTTATTTTGGagtgaattttcttttcatcatcatGGATATTCTTTCAAGGACCGTCAGGGacaagaaaaatttcttttaaacaaagaaaaactggCTAAATGTGCAAGTTCAACAGTATACCTATGGAACTTATTAATTTTACACCCATAGATCTGATTTTACTTTCATAAAAACCCTACTGAAATGTCCaagtaatatttaatattttcttatctatgagTATGGCTGCTCTCAGACTCTGATCAAAGGCTTCAATAGCACAGAtcactctatttttctttttcttttttcttttacagttcATTGCTTTcgcttctttattctttattctggTTTCAATCACAACCTTTTGCCTGGAGACCCATGAGGCTTTTAATACCATTATAAACAAGACAGAACCGGTCATCAATGGCACAAAAGTTGTCCTGCAGTATGAAATTGAAACCGATCCTGCTCTGACGTATGTAGAGGGCGTATGTGTGGTATGGTTTACATTTGAATTTTTAGTTCgtattgttttttccccaaataaactGGAATTCATCAAAAATCTCTTGAATATCATTGACTTTGTGGCTATCCTACCCTTCTATCTGGAAGTAGGACTAAGTGGGCTCTCATCCAAAGCTGCTAAAGATGTCCTTGGCTTCCTCAGGGTGGTAAGATTTGTCAGGATTCTAAGAATCTTTAAGCTCACCCGCCATTTTGTAGGGCTGAGAGTCCTTGGGCATACTCTTCGAGCAAGCTCTAATGAATTCTTGCTGCTAATAATCTTCCTAGCCCTAGGAGTTTTGATATTTGCCACCATGATCTACTATGCTGAGAGAGTAGGGGCTAAGTCTAATGACCCTTCAGCTAGTGAGCATACACAGTTTAAAAATATCCCCGTTGGGTTTTGGTGGGCTGTGGTGACCATGACCACTCTGGGTTATGGGGATATGTACCCACAAACCTGGTCAGGGATGTTAGTGGGGGCCCTGTGTGCTCTGGCTGGGGTACTAACCATAGCCATGCCCGTGCCTGTCATTGTCAACAATTTTGGAATGTACTATTCTTTGGCAATGGCAAAGCAGAAACTtccaaggaagagaaagaagcataTCCCTCCAGCTCCTCAGGCAAACTCTCCTACCTTTTGCAAGATGGACTTGAATTTGGCCTGCAATAGAACACAGGGAGATCCATACCTAGGCAAAGACAATCTATTGCTGCACCATAACCAATCAGGTAAGACAGAACACCAAATGCATGCCTCCTCAAGTCTTCCAGAACAGTATATTCTGTAGACATAAGACAAGAACCTCATTTTCTGCAAATACAACCTAGTTCTTAGTCCTCTCTCCTTACTATTGTTTCTGAATATGCTAGACTTATGAGAGAGGCAAAGTTAAAGCCTTCTTAAGCTAATATTAACTAGACTTGTGCCTAGCTGGCTTATATAATATTCTTGCTTCAGTGCGAATGCTTTTTGCTGATGGTGCCAACCTTTTCTTTTGCCTGTCTCTTCGTTGGTCTCATGCCAatgttttttttgtattcttgaaTGATGTGATGGTATGAATATCTTGCCATGTTTCACATTGTAAATTTCCATGTTGTTTTGCTTGGTATGTTTGTCTCTTGTGTCAGCTTTACCTCAGTCACTCGGTGGCAAACATTATAAAAAAAGTCACACCAAACTATCCTTTAAAAGCAATAGATACTTACATTGTAAAGGCCTGAATCTCAAGGAAGTCTTGTGGAAAGTTGTCCTCTAGACCTCAGACTTTGTAGCATttgtataatttaaaatgtttatcatCCTTGAGTTAAGGACAAGCATCTcattgtattcatttttaaacttgtttttaactttaaatttcattattaGGGTGCTCCCCATCTACATTGTTTCCCTCTTCTGTCAAAGTTGACTATAAATGATTTGTGAATTATTTGCTATTCTGGACTTTCTATATTtgctttcctcccctccccccctttttttgaaaaggagatagagaggTCTATACCCATGATTTTATCCACATAGAGGACCTAGTGGATGTGGAAACTCACTCTACCAATGTAAATGGGCAACTTACTACTCCCTTTAAGTCTTAAATGCCCCTAGAGTACTGAAAAGTTGAATTAGAAGGAggaattaaaacaacaacaagattgaCTCTAAGTCTAATCATCTCCCAACTATACTAATGATCCTTAACGTGTGGTCTGAGGATCTCTGGCGTTGCTTTCAGGAAGTCTATGAGGTAAAATggtttttataataatactaaaatattgATGGATTGATAACAAGTAAAAAGATTCTCTTTTTGGGGGGAGTCTCCCAAAtaattttaagagtataaagcGGTCTTAAGACTAAAAACATATGAGACTAACCAAACTATAtcattctgcctttcttttctcctccattgATGTACATAATTGAGTCTGacccataacacacacacacacacacacacacacacacacacacacacacacacaatctgtaCTGAATAAGTAGTTGAAGATTTGATTTACTGCATCTCATTTCCATTCTGTTCAATAGCACTGAATATTCTTTCTGATAGATATCTGAAAATTAGCCTACTGAAAATGTCAGTAAGGATTGTGGCTTGTAATTCAAATGACAGTTCTTATAGCACAGTCCTCAGAAAATACCTCCAAGGCATGTTAGAGAATCTAAAAGAAGCCATATGCCCATGAAAACAGAGCTAGTAAGCTTATATGCATGCTGTAAGCTTAAGTCTTTGAGAACTtgatggaaacaaaaaaaaatctatacttcAAGGACATCTCAAGAAGTTTGTCTTTTCAAGTTGATTTCCTTGGGCAGCTGTTTTAGAGCTTTAGAACTGAGCATCCTGGTTTTCTGCTCAATGAGACAAtgtataatataacaataaagcATCAGCAGAGCCCTAGCTCAAGTTCTTATATTGGATCCCTTTTCTAAATAGGTAACCCTTTCCAATGTATTCTTATTTACATTAAAGTTGTTTCCTTTACACAATGAGCTTCATTATAGGGCTAcatgtcaaaaataaaattaccagCATGGTCATAGTTTATTCCCtgaaatctatttccttttagACAAAATCTCAAAAGGAAACAGAGATGTCCCAAAaggattctctccctctcccaattTAATGTTTACTTTTTGCCCTATTTAGATGGTTGTgactaaagataaaaattatttttctttttgtatcatgAGTTGACTACTGTGTTTTTTATTGAGTGGCTGGAATATCTGGCAATCAGTGTAAACCTCTATGTGCTGtgtcatttcttcattcattacTGTCTGTAAATGGGCATGATGCTTTGACCAGTGTTATCAGGTGAAGACAGTGCAGGAAGTGAGCAGCCATTGTCACCTTCTGAAAGGCTACCAATGAGACGCTCTAGTacaagagacaaaaacagaacagAGGGACCCTGTTTCCTACTGACCACAGGTGATAACACATGTGCCACGGATGGAGGAATCAAGAAAGGTAGGATTGAATTTTATCAGCTTTTGGAGGGTCATTCACTAGTTAaatgctgaaaaaagaaatgaagtgtaAATGGATTGCTTTTGAGGAGAGAGTGCATCTAGTACAATGTACTTTGCTACCCCCTTCCCTTTGTCCATTTTACCTTGGCAAaatcatccttccttttttttttttttttttttttttttttgcaaaacctACTTGCTGTTGCATTTgacagtcatttcattttttttttttagtctctttcaactttttgtttctttaatccTTTCTCTTATGAGCAGGATTATAACCACATGGGTGAGCTGTTAGTGGTTAAGAACTGGTGTTCCATGGGAGGGgggagtaaaaaagtaaaaagaatgacacacttttaagtttaatttgtattattattaacaaatttccatcactttcttaagttgaggaataaatgaaaaagtagcTAAAGTGTAATTTCTAGCATTTagtcatttctaagatataaattCTCATACAAGGCATTTATCAATCAATTCTCTGAGTTTGATTTCAGCACATTgctgaaattaaaacatttaaaaaaattaatcattcatCATCACTTTAATCATTCCCAAAGTCTTAAAATTTGCTGGAATTCTCTCATAACAAATAAATGGgagtaattaaaatttaatataatgtattttaaattataattgaaGAATATTGAGCATTAAAAAAACttctgaatgttttaaaaatgtataaataactaAGTAGACTCCAATAAATTTGCGCAGCTTCTGACCAAAGTTTTATGTAATAAGAAAACAATGACTATTCTATACCTTTATGAAATAGAATGATCTCAAGAGAAAAAGTAGAAACCTTTCCTACTATCTTATTAACTAGGATCTATTCTTGAAAATATCCTTTAGACATCACCAGGCATTATTATTTATGGGTTTGTGCAATTTCTCTTGGTagtgtaaatttaaaaaaacaaccaccaccacaacaaatatttaaatttcccctttaacaaacatttttataagaaaaaagtatatatgaatAGTTTAATTGAAATCCATCTCACATTTCTATGACTATTTTTAGAtgtgtctgatttttttaaacatcagtaTAATtgtgccttttttcttttaaaatatatctttaaatattcaaatactCATTGACATTTCATCACccatcagtatctttgccaaaatctTGGTATGATAACATAACATACTCCATACTACTACAGCTTCATTTTAATTCTTGTTTTTACTTTAAATTGCAACTATatcaatgtgtatatatgtaatcataTTACCTTAACTATGTGCATAGCATATGtgctacattttcattttttaacagaaatattatcaatttataggtttaaatttttttctgtaatacctcatttaaaaaataaaaagtaaaggtaTTATGGTATCGTGCAATCAATTATTAAACATGTATTGTTTTCTCTATGAAAAAAGCTGCACAATAACATGGTAAAATACATTCATAGAGTTATTTTTAGatgcatatacataaacatatatgggtatgtatataatattacccatatataatatgcataatattatataattttatttaactttccAAAGATTTATTCCAGGTTATCCTCCATACTTCCtccttctccattctttttttagttctcaTTACACAGTATATTCTATCTACTGCTTCTAGTTGTCTAGTCTTGGCCTTTCTCTTTGCCTTCTTAGTCTTGAGTCTTATTTTGAAGAAGagtggcttttttaaaaaatttctgtaaTGCAGGATAtgctttccccccaccccctcagaTCTTCCCTCATGTTTCTATATCTTAATGTGATGTGTAATACTTCTTATAATTATTCTAGTAATCTCTCAGCATAttgctatttaacatttaaacatgatgatttaaatttttctcaaaagaagttttagatattatatatattatatatatcaaataCTTAAGTTGTgatattttaaattgcatttcaaTCTTAgacaaataatgatttaaaatatttttttcctatctgtttctttttctattttctttctcttaggctttgtttttttctgtctttctttttttgtctctgatGCAATTTCTTctcatctatctctgtctctgctgaGTTTCTGccttgctctgtctctgtctctctgtctccatatcTCTTTCTCTCAATGTCTTTGCCTCTCTGCCTTTCTGCCTCTCTATCCCACTCAAGCTTCCTTACTCTGTCTCTGCTTGTCTCTCAAATGCTTACTTTTCATAGATACACCAAGTGTAGGGTAACAAGATCACATTTGATCTTATTAtacaagaatatttttaaaaattcacagtataaaatgaaatggtataTGTGAGTGTTTGCAAAGCTAAACACATTTTCCCAATGCAgggcatttttattatttattttgaaagtacAAAGCTGCATGCATAAGATATTGAAAGATTGATTCCATACATGGAGCAGTTCTATGttcatattttccctttgaaTTATATTTCCCTTCCTAAGTGAAATTATCATTTGGAAATCTTATCTCCATCTTTTTACTTATTACCTCAATGAGTTTCCTATCCATGGAATGATTGGCAGATggtcctagattcaaattctgattctatcaTATGGTCGGCCACCTtcgtgactttaggcaaatcactaaaCCTATCATGGCCTCATtttcctgagaaggaaataaatttaggGGTTTAGAACCTATAACCTATAAAGTCTTTTCTAGTCCTAAATctataaatttatgattctttttaaatgcatatttaacTTTTGATTGATTTGCCCCCTAAATCTAGTAACATGTGCTCTCTTCTCTTAGactttttagtttattattttctcatcttgATGTGGATCTTTCCAtcgttccttctttccttccctctctccttgtctttttccttccctattctcctttcctctcttttcttcccctcctctccttccttttccttccctctcctccccctcttctcctcccttgctttcccttttttaatcctGCCATCCACTTCTCCCTTACCCTCCAATTCCTCCCtactttgctttcttcctttcttcctttcaattcctcttctttctttttatgtattttttattggTAGTAATATTGAATAATCATTCCCTTTGCTGTTTTTCTCTTACATTTGAAATTGGTTTCTACTGTTTTATCTTTAGCAAGCAGAAACCTacttctctctccccatctccatttGAATGAAAAACCTCATCATTACTTTTTTGAAGCATTCTCTTTCATGTCATTTCAAGTGGCTACATAAGTATATCCTATTTTAAGAAacccagaaatagaaaaatgggaaCTTGCAAACATATGCATTCTGTTTTAAATAATGAGGTCTTCcttataaaagaaagagagagggggggggaagaagggagggaaagagagagggagagagaaagatttacACAGAAGTTTTAGGGAAgaaatgttgtttgtcctttgttcttgaacatgaccatgacatcaggaaggtgatgccatgacattcaGGTGAATTGGATTGGGAGGCCTGTgtaaggtcatctgcctcactttccccttcagagccatctgggtacaGTGACAAGATATGGAGCAAGacgattggagatggccctggatgtaatgggagactttggccatgttaagctaagatcttcaactggtttcagtttgactgaagcctCACCTATTCAGTGagcaattgaagcaaaaaatCTCCTATTTCACCTAGCCCCTacacccccccccaaacaaacaaacaaacaaacaaacaaaaacaaccctaaataaataaataaatgcaagggTAAGACCCTCAGAGTCTCAGACCCTCAGGGAAAACAGAAATGACATCAGAAATGACTACTATTCAATCTGTACctatcaggacccaaacaatgaccaaatggggcttggttTCGATCCTACTGGTGACCAATTAAAATCAGACTAGTTTTCTTTTAAGGCTTactccttaagaaagaaatctatcagTAAACCCCAAAAAAATATATTGGGAGGcttcagaggtgcaaaagagaaaaaaaaatgcttttaagagcatctctAGGTAAGGACATGACATCCTATGTGGATagtaggagggaaggaaggaggaataaatATTGTATAGCTAAAGGCATATTTATGTGTAATGAGTAAcaagttttctaaaattttgtttgattaaACAAATACCATTAAAAATCCTAAATATCCAAGCCAAGATAAGTAAGGTGAAATTTCTGAATCTTATAGATTCATATTACATGTGCTCAAAAACACAATTTCCTCTCGGTATtagattaaattttgttttaggcATAATTGCTCATTAAAGTTTCTTATACAAAATAAAGCCTATTTATACGAGTTGAAACATATGTAATTCAGATGCACTGTGTAAAACATAAATTTCTCAATTAAACAATTGCTTCCAGTCGTGATTAAACCCTTGAgtgaataataatgaaattaattcaaatgaaattatttaataagCTGATAATTCTGTTGTTAATAATCATATTACAAAGGAATAATTGTGAttgaaaatagtatttattatattatagacaAGTTCTCCTCAGTAAAACTGTTTAATTTCTAGGATAGTTCTCACATTATTATGAAGATGGAATATGGAAGTTTATGTAATATTGCATGagacaaaaatattataaatacaatAGGTTATGATTTACACAACTTTCTTGTATGTGTGCCTGTTTAATACTGTAAATTCATCCTGGGAGACAAGAAGGCTACTATAGTTTGTTAGTGAAATATTCTGGAGTTATAAGAAGAATCATGAGGAATCCTTCAGTCCATGAACCCCATGTTCCTGAATAGAGAACAAAGAGTAGTGTCTAAGGAAGAGAAGGctagaataaaggaaaatgaacatATAGTACATAAATATGGGAATCAAGAACAATATGTACTATGTTAACATACATTTTCTAGCAAATCTTAACTACTTTAATGTGGCATtcttaaaggattttttaaaaaatcgcAAAACCAAAGACTTTCAAAGTTGGAAgtgtttggggcaattgcacctacccaaactgactgctcaggagtcactccaaatgatgtacagaaagaatttgttagaatctcgagaagcggacCATCCTGACCTGTGGGCCCGAAAGGACAGCAAGGATATCCACAGGAggagtcattcacttgaagatgcttacaacttttatacatttcagacaaagaaccccccaaatcccaccctctataggttgtgattggttacacaaacctttatctccctatttggtccatggaatgcagtgaaaaaggtgatatacagcttcggccatttaattccttctttggacaatggaatgcagtccaggtctcatctaaaatcacttgactggggcctataggcctgatgtactttagttaacagtctctgatcaatatgtgcttaatctgtaaattcttcacctttccacacagaAGGGACTTTTGGCTGAATCCATTGggtctattaatttttttaagtatttcataGTGGGGGTCCTTTTTAAtaatccatattttattttaatcaatttttttttgaaaagagctCCCTAGGTTTCATCTATCTATCAAAAGTTTCCATGACACACAAACTGCTTAAGAACCCCTATTTTGAGGACTCATACAATATCTGAAGATCTCCAGTGAGAGGGAGCCCCCTCTTTTGCAAGTCAGGTCATCCAGCTTATAGATAACTCTTAAGTGTTAGGAAGAGGAGAATGCCTTTCAGTCAATCAAATAGAATTTTGATAGATAAAAAATGAACTCACTGTTATCTTTCTGTTATTCTTCAAAtcatctataagaaatgaaaacctAGTCTCCTCCAGTGTTTAATTTAGAGCAGCTGGCATCCAGCCTTTTTAGCAGAATTACTTATGTTCCTTAACACAAGTTGATGAATTTGAAAATGctaaaacatttacaaaatttaatttgtattttggtGGCAGAGTATTGGACTTGTTTATTTCATcagtgtgtgcatatatatacatatatatgtatgtatgtatatatatatatatatatatatttatctgcatatatagctatatggatgtgtatatatacacttgAGTGTGTATGTACatcaatatataattatacacccatataaatatatagtgtgtgtgtatgtgtgcataaaaTCAAGTCTTcttctcctagatttatttatttatttagatttaatttaatttcttttgactaggtgaaagaggagattctctgcctcaattgctacttagCCTTAGTCACTGAATGAGTGTGGCTTCAAGTTAACTGAAATCTGTTgtaaaccttagcttaaaaaggccaagatcttcctttgcatctagggccatctccagtcattctgatctatatatCTTGCCATTagactcagatgactctggaggggaaagtgagacaggtgattttgcacagccttccctcacttaaaatccaattcactttcttAATGTCATggtctcttcaagaatgaaggcaaacagtaatatatacacatacctatctctatctatctatcactttctatttatctatctatcctagTGTGGAAACTCATTTCACTGATACAGATTGATAGTTCATCTGTAATTTAAAATTGATTGGTGGACATTGAAAAGTTATTTGTCATCATTATACAGCTAATATGAAGGGTAGGCCAAGCAGCTGCAAAAGTtgctattcattattattttattattaacaatGATTATAGATGGCTCTATCCATAGCAATGACTTTTGTTTTGAGTGACGAATAATTTAAATGGTTTGACTTAAGCTTAgtagaaaatatcaaataagacACCTTTCAGGATTTGAAAGATCCCAGAAGAAATCACAGCACATCTGCTATCTGCTTAGTGGATTGGGATTGATGGAGAATTTTGTAGTACTCTACAAATAGCAAATTCCCTAAGGTCTGTACCTTTAAGTACCCACTAAGGAATTTCAACTTCCAtcagcattattttttaatagaggcAATTAGAACATACCTCTCCAATGGCAAATGAGCTATGTAGTTAGTTGaagacaaagagataaaaagagatacatacagagaaagagtaagagaaagagagagatagacagacagatacagagagacatacagagagggGGGTGGAGAATTGTTCTTGACATCAAGGAGCCTTAAACAAAATTCTGTCCTCCATATAGCTAATCTTCTTTCTTCCCACTCTCTACAATGCCTTTTATTCTCCCTGAAGTGGATGAATGTTGACAAGTCTCTTGTGACACACAAAAGAGTATGTCAGTTGCTTAGTGAGATACATTCTATGGCCAAAGAAAATGAACCCTTTATTCCCAAATTTCCTTTActtgaatagaaaatgaaaatcattttctgAAGCAGGGAGAGTTGACATTAATGAAAATAGAAACTAAATCTCAATTATATTCCATATAAACTTTGGAGCTAATCTAGTAACAGTACACTACTATATGCAGGCTTTGTTCCATTAAATGCAAAGCAATCTGgtttaacatattcttttttttttgatggtggAGGTATacgcaacattttttttttaatattccctgGAAAATGACATTAAATGTCATTATTTATGATTCAGAGTATATCATCCTTTCTCAGCTCTGATATTTGACTATTAAATACATGTGTTGAGtgttctcaatttcctttttacattttctctataATCTTGTCATGGATGTTAGTGCATAAACAAACAACTATGTTAAATGAATGATGGA comes from Sarcophilus harrisii chromosome 5, mSarHar1.11, whole genome shotgun sequence and encodes:
- the KCNC2 gene encoding potassium voltage-gated channel subfamily C member 2 encodes the protein MSPQEIALGKLMAQPPCELEAPGSPPPVQASIAQITLFFFFFFLLQFIAFASLFFILVSITTFCLETHEAFNTIINKTEPVINGTKVVLQYEIETDPALTYVEGVCVVWFTFEFLVRIVFSPNKLEFIKNLLNIIDFVAILPFYLEVGLSGLSSKAAKDVLGFLRVVRFVRILRIFKLTRHFVGLRVLGHTLRASSNEFLLLIIFLALGVLIFATMIYYAERVGAKSNDPSASEHTQFKNIPVGFWWAVVTMTTLGYGDMYPQTWSGMLVGALCALAGVLTIAMPVPVIVNNFGMYYSLAMAKQKLPRKRKKHIPPAPQANSPTFCKMDLNLACNRTQGDPYLGKDNLLLHHNQSVLSGEDSAGSEQPLSPSERLPMRRSSTRDKNRTEGPCFLLTTGDNTCATDGGIKKDNYKEVVITGYKQAEARSLT